The following are from one region of the Marinomonas sp. CT5 genome:
- a CDS encoding FMN-binding negative transcriptional regulator, which yields MYLPKHFAITDQEELLDFVKTFPFATLVSHGEDGLNAEHIPMLVQVDADNRVFLQAHIAKANALWQKVADQTHVLVIFQGENAYITPNWYPSKKVDGKAVPTWNYRAVHIKGSIRFIHDAQWKLSLLEGLTHVHEQTQPFPWAMSDAPQEFIDRLQEAVVGIEITVTDIQGKYKLSQNQSADNKNGIYEGLSEAQHPMADLIKSEN from the coding sequence ATGTATTTGCCAAAACACTTTGCAATAACGGATCAAGAAGAACTGCTCGACTTTGTTAAAACCTTTCCTTTCGCAACGTTAGTGTCTCATGGTGAAGACGGTTTAAACGCCGAGCATATTCCGATGCTGGTTCAGGTAGATGCAGATAATAGGGTTTTCTTGCAGGCTCATATTGCCAAGGCCAATGCTCTTTGGCAGAAGGTCGCGGATCAAACGCATGTCTTAGTGATTTTCCAAGGCGAAAACGCCTATATCACGCCCAATTGGTACCCTTCCAAAAAAGTCGATGGCAAAGCCGTACCAACATGGAACTATCGCGCGGTTCACATTAAGGGATCGATACGGTTTATCCATGATGCGCAATGGAAGCTGTCTCTGTTAGAAGGATTAACCCACGTTCACGAGCAAACACAGCCTTTTCCTTGGGCGATGTCTGATGCGCCACAGGAATTCATCGACCGTCTACAAGAAGCGGTGGTTGGCATTGAAATCACCGTGACGGACATTCAGGGCAAATACAAACTTAGCCAAAACCAAAGTGCCGATAATAAAAACGGAATTTATGAGGGCTTATCTGAAGCTCAGCATCCAATGGCTGACCTGATAAAATCAGAAAATTGA
- a CDS encoding GFA family protein, whose product MREKEYLGSCHCGNVQFKIVTDAPELTTCDCSICVKKNAVMVKVHESNFQLIKGKDSLTEYQFHTKTARHFFCKVCGIYPFHRKRVSPDFFGINIFCLEGFSTEGIPVRATIGAGMP is encoded by the coding sequence ATGCGAGAAAAGGAATATTTAGGCAGTTGTCATTGCGGGAATGTCCAATTCAAAATTGTTACTGATGCGCCAGAACTCACCACCTGTGACTGCTCCATTTGCGTCAAAAAAAATGCTGTAATGGTGAAAGTCCATGAAAGTAACTTCCAGCTTATTAAGGGGAAAGACAGCCTAACGGAATATCAATTTCATACTAAAACTGCGCGGCACTTCTTTTGCAAAGTTTGTGGTATATATCCTTTTCATCGTAAACGCGTCTCGCCAGACTTCTTTGGTATTAACATTTTTTGCTTAGAGGGCTTCAGTACTGAGGGAATCCCCGTGCGAGCAACCATTGGCGCGGGGATGCCTTGA
- a CDS encoding MFS transporter, whose amino-acid sequence MKINFPLMALAMGAFGIGVTEFSPMGMLPVIAGDLGVSIPTAGMLISAYAFGVLIGAPIMTLLFANMPRRRLLVLSMGIFTIGNLISAMADSYSMLMIGRIITSFNHGVFFGVGAVVATKLVQPNQRAGAVAAMFSGLTIATIGGVPLASFVGTTFGWRNAFFGIAVIGLVAMLALQVSLPPLLNQEKANIRNELAVLSRSSVLAALLLTVVGASSMFTVFTYIVPILQQETHASITFVTAMLILYGVGLAVGNLLGGRYADRSLYGTLIVSLIAVILLLVIFSVTMTSSIIVVPLIFLWGIASFAVVPPLQSLVVHEASEAPNLASAMNIGAFNLGNAVGAALGGGVISAGLGLPSVALAGAGTAVLGLLMVLLLKRSPSKQNNEQVASS is encoded by the coding sequence ATGAAGATTAACTTTCCATTAATGGCGTTAGCCATGGGAGCTTTTGGAATCGGTGTGACGGAATTTTCTCCCATGGGGATGTTGCCAGTGATTGCCGGTGATTTAGGTGTTTCTATTCCGACAGCTGGTATGCTCATCAGTGCTTACGCCTTCGGCGTACTGATTGGTGCGCCGATCATGACCTTACTGTTTGCCAATATGCCACGACGTCGTTTGCTGGTACTGTCCATGGGGATTTTTACGATAGGGAATTTAATCAGTGCGATGGCTGACAGCTACAGTATGCTGATGATTGGACGCATCATTACTTCGTTTAATCACGGTGTATTTTTTGGCGTTGGTGCTGTGGTGGCAACCAAATTAGTGCAGCCAAATCAACGTGCTGGGGCTGTCGCGGCGATGTTTTCAGGCCTCACCATAGCAACAATTGGTGGCGTGCCATTAGCCAGTTTTGTCGGGACGACATTTGGTTGGCGAAATGCTTTCTTTGGCATTGCTGTTATTGGTCTAGTGGCAATGCTGGCGTTACAAGTCAGTTTACCTCCGTTGCTCAATCAAGAGAAAGCGAACATTCGTAATGAATTGGCCGTGTTAAGCAGAAGCTCGGTTTTGGCTGCCTTACTATTAACTGTGGTGGGGGCCAGTTCGATGTTTACGGTGTTTACTTACATAGTGCCAATCTTGCAACAAGAAACCCATGCTTCAATCACATTCGTGACAGCCATGTTGATACTCTACGGCGTAGGGCTTGCCGTTGGTAATCTTCTCGGTGGACGGTATGCAGACCGATCTCTTTACGGCACTTTGATTGTGTCGTTAATCGCGGTAATTCTGCTGTTGGTCATTTTTTCTGTCACTATGACTTCTTCAATTATCGTTGTGCCTCTGATTTTCCTCTGGGGTATTGCCAGCTTTGCCGTGGTTCCGCCCTTGCAGTCTTTAGTGGTACATGAGGCCAGCGAAGCACCAAACTTAGCATCGGCTATGAATATTGGTGCATTTAATCTTGGCAATGCAGTTGGAGCGGCTTTAGGTGGAGGAGTAATAAGTGCAGGGCTTGGATTGCCTTCGGTAGCCTTAGCAGGTGCGGGAACCGCAGTGCTAGGTTTGCTCATGGTATTGCTATTAAAACGTAGCCCTTCAAAACAAAACAATGAACAAGTGGCCTCTTCCTAA
- a CDS encoding LysR family transcriptional regulator: MKQVKVDKTTEMETFLAVATTGSLSAAARELGLTPSAVSRMMTRIEKRLRVRLLVRSTRKLYLTSEGESYALAARRILKDLDETERTIADRASPSGLIKVSTPTAYSRLTMIPLYKEFLQRYPNIRIEVEVSDKISNVADGHIDVAIRFGPLPNSNLTARRLGETGRTIVATPNYLAQAGSPKTPADLQHFNCLDFSFQRIEPGWPFRENGEDYILPIQGNMTSNNGETLVELVMEDIGITRVGNFHVEKALASGQLVPLLEDFNPQDKEAIHAVFIGGQHMPARVRVFVDYLVEKVSRHF, encoded by the coding sequence ATGAAGCAAGTGAAAGTTGATAAAACCACCGAGATGGAAACCTTCTTAGCCGTGGCTACGACAGGAAGCTTAAGTGCTGCTGCGAGAGAACTCGGTCTAACCCCATCGGCTGTAAGTCGAATGATGACAAGAATAGAAAAGCGTTTAAGGGTTCGTTTGCTTGTACGCTCTACTCGTAAACTGTACTTAACCAGTGAGGGCGAATCTTATGCTCTTGCTGCTCGGCGTATTTTGAAAGATCTAGATGAAACTGAGCGCACGATCGCAGATAGGGCAAGCCCAAGTGGATTAATCAAAGTCAGTACTCCAACAGCTTATAGCCGTTTAACTATGATTCCCCTATATAAAGAGTTTTTGCAGCGTTATCCCAATATTAGAATTGAAGTCGAAGTAAGCGATAAGATTAGCAATGTAGCGGATGGTCATATTGACGTTGCGATCCGGTTTGGACCGCTACCTAACAGCAATTTAACGGCAAGACGCCTTGGTGAAACAGGCAGAACGATTGTCGCTACACCTAACTATCTAGCACAAGCCGGATCTCCCAAAACGCCTGCGGATTTACAGCATTTTAACTGTCTGGATTTTAGTTTTCAGCGGATAGAACCTGGCTGGCCATTTCGTGAAAACGGTGAAGACTATATTTTACCGATTCAAGGTAATATGACCTCCAACAACGGGGAAACGCTGGTGGAGCTAGTGATGGAGGATATTGGTATCACTCGAGTTGGGAACTTTCATGTTGAAAAAGCTCTTGCATCGGGTCAACTCGTCCCTTTATTAGAAGACTTTAACCCGCAGGACAAGGAGGCAATCCATGCCGTATTTATTGGCGGACAACACATGCCTGCGCGAGTCAGAGTCTTTGTTGATTATTTGGTTGAAAAAGTGAGTCGACATTTTTAG
- the ugpC gene encoding sn-glycerol-3-phosphate ABC transporter ATP-binding protein UgpC, with translation MSSVILRNVNKSYGNLPIVKNLNLEVKDGEFVVLVGPSGCGKSTTLRMVAGLEDITQGDIQIGSRAINDLPPHKRNIAMVFQNYALYPHMSVRENIVFGLKKSGADAETIKLKLADVSEMLKLDDYLDRKPADLSGGQRQRVAMGRALARDADVYLFDEPLSNLDAKLRHHMRTEIARIQHQYNMTAIYVTHDQIEAMTLGDRVVVMRDGIVEQVGTPMEIYLQPTNTFVATFIGSPAMNLIEAKIEGEDLVFDNYRLPAAKIANVDLHDLKSHDTVLVGIRPDFFEDSALSLKRSPSDNLFEFNDIQVELVENLGFDKEIMFKLGGEDAKARLDLRSHVKRQENISLSVDLNRVLLFDTSPQGMLLNAGEV, from the coding sequence ATGAGTTCAGTGATCTTACGTAACGTCAACAAATCCTACGGCAACTTGCCGATCGTAAAGAACCTTAATTTAGAAGTAAAAGACGGCGAGTTTGTCGTGCTGGTTGGCCCAAGTGGTTGCGGTAAAAGTACCACGCTGCGCATGGTCGCTGGATTAGAAGACATCACCCAAGGAGACATCCAGATTGGCAGCCGCGCCATTAATGATTTACCGCCACACAAGCGCAACATCGCCATGGTGTTCCAAAACTACGCCTTGTATCCGCATATGTCGGTGCGAGAAAACATCGTCTTTGGTTTGAAAAAATCCGGCGCCGATGCAGAGACGATTAAACTGAAACTGGCCGACGTATCGGAAATGCTCAAACTGGACGACTACTTAGACCGCAAACCGGCTGATTTATCTGGCGGCCAGCGCCAACGGGTTGCTATGGGACGAGCATTGGCTCGCGATGCAGATGTGTATTTGTTTGATGAACCGCTATCGAATTTGGACGCTAAATTGCGCCATCACATGCGGACAGAAATCGCCCGCATTCAGCATCAATACAATATGACCGCTATCTACGTCACCCACGATCAAATCGAAGCCATGACCTTAGGCGACCGGGTTGTGGTCATGCGTGACGGCATCGTCGAGCAAGTGGGCACACCAATGGAAATTTACCTGCAACCCACCAACACCTTTGTCGCCACCTTTATTGGCTCCCCTGCGATGAACTTGATTGAAGCCAAGATCGAAGGCGAAGATCTGGTGTTCGACAATTACCGACTGCCCGCGGCGAAAATCGCCAATGTCGATTTACACGACCTCAAATCCCACGACACCGTTTTGGTCGGCATTCGCCCGGACTTCTTTGAAGACAGCGCCTTGTCTTTAAAGAGATCCCCAAGCGACAATCTATTTGAATTCAATGACATACAAGTAGAGCTGGTAGAAAACCTCGGCTTCGACAAAGAGATCATGTTCAAACTCGGCGGCGAAGACGCCAAAGCCCGACTCGACCTACGCTCCCACGTTAAACGCCAAGAGAATATTTCGTTATCGGTGGATCTAAATCGCGTCTTGTTATTCGACACCAGCCCGCAAGGCATGCTGTTAAATGCGGGGGAGGTTTAA
- a CDS encoding carbohydrate ABC transporter permease, whose product MNKRSTTQSVILYTLVLALVIFCVFPFLQILSTSLKHPIDWGNPSLIPRVLHLDAYKELLGLMPAKEVDVPASVQRLLDNPALSAEKKQMLLDKFSAGGDVFPFGRYMLNTFAISFVTGICSTFLASLAAYAIARLRFPAQSLMANGVLFVYMVGGVLLMVPLYQMSVNVGLASSAAGTIFSLFLIYLIQTLPVAMYMLGNYFRTIPFSLEEAAMMDGCSRVEAFWRIIMPLSKPMLFTVFIYCFVIAWNEYLFASVFLKQYQDFQTLPLALQTLFTSKNAIWDRIMAASMLTLLPVVICFMLANKHLSGGLTDGGVKG is encoded by the coding sequence ATGAATAAACGCTCAACCACCCAATCTGTCATCTTGTATACCTTGGTGCTTGCTTTAGTGATTTTCTGCGTGTTTCCGTTTTTGCAGATTCTTTCAACCTCGTTAAAACACCCGATAGATTGGGGCAATCCATCACTCATTCCTCGTGTTTTACACTTGGATGCTTACAAAGAGCTACTGGGCTTAATGCCAGCAAAAGAAGTGGATGTGCCCGCCAGTGTGCAGCGCTTGCTCGACAACCCCGCCTTGTCAGCCGAGAAAAAACAAATGCTATTGGATAAATTTAGCGCCGGTGGTGATGTTTTCCCATTCGGGCGCTACATGCTCAACACCTTTGCGATTTCCTTCGTGACCGGGATTTGCTCGACCTTCTTAGCGTCTCTTGCGGCGTACGCCATTGCTCGCTTACGCTTTCCAGCACAATCCTTGATGGCAAACGGTGTATTGTTCGTCTACATGGTCGGTGGCGTCTTACTCATGGTTCCGCTCTATCAAATGAGCGTTAACGTCGGCTTGGCCTCCAGTGCCGCAGGGACGATTTTCAGTCTGTTTTTAATCTATCTGATTCAGACTCTGCCCGTTGCCATGTACATGCTAGGCAATTATTTCCGCACCATTCCATTCTCGCTAGAAGAAGCGGCGATGATGGACGGTTGCTCAAGGGTAGAAGCCTTCTGGCGCATCATCATGCCTTTGTCGAAGCCCATGCTGTTTACCGTGTTTATCTATTGTTTTGTCATCGCTTGGAACGAGTATTTGTTTGCTTCCGTGTTTCTCAAACAATACCAAGATTTCCAAACCTTGCCGCTGGCATTGCAAACCCTATTTACCTCGAAAAACGCCATTTGGGATCGCATCATGGCCGCATCCATGCTGACGCTACTGCCCGTAGTGATTTGTTTCATGTTGGCAAATAAACATTTGTCAGGTGGCCTCACAGACGGCGGCGTTAAAGGTTAG
- a CDS encoding sugar ABC transporter permease, with protein MSSVLIKNESRLGLKLVAPAVGIIGLLVIYPILFNIYLSFFDVQLNGTKTFVGMENYTDLLGNPRYYHSIGVSVIYLIGTVVGTTVLGLAAAILMNQEFRFRNLARGLILLPYFAPVISVVFGWQFIFDPVNGIYNHVVVDVLHLTDTRENLIGNPDSALFVVILFDIWKHFPIAYLLFLAKLQSVPKDLYEAAAIDGQNAWGRFWHVTLPELRFVIATVVLLRVIWNLNRFEDVYLLAPNVETLPIFTYYQAFAGIVDQGAAAAISVIQLLVLVGLIWLYVRKVLKW; from the coding sequence ATGTCTTCTGTACTCATAAAAAACGAATCTCGTCTGGGTTTAAAACTGGTCGCTCCCGCCGTCGGTATCATTGGCTTGCTGGTGATTTACCCCATTTTGTTCAACATCTATCTGAGCTTCTTTGATGTTCAACTGAATGGTACCAAGACGTTTGTCGGCATGGAAAACTACACGGATTTGCTAGGCAATCCGCGTTATTACCATTCCATCGGGGTATCGGTTATTTACCTAATCGGAACCGTCGTTGGAACCACTGTGTTGGGCTTGGCGGCCGCGATTTTGATGAACCAAGAGTTTCGCTTTCGTAACCTTGCTCGTGGTTTGATTCTGCTGCCCTATTTCGCCCCCGTCATCAGTGTGGTGTTTGGCTGGCAGTTTATTTTCGATCCAGTAAATGGCATTTATAACCATGTCGTGGTGGATGTATTACACCTGACCGACACTCGGGAAAACCTGATTGGAAACCCCGATTCGGCCTTATTTGTGGTGATCCTATTCGATATCTGGAAGCATTTCCCCATCGCTTATTTACTGTTTCTCGCCAAGCTGCAAAGCGTGCCGAAGGATTTGTATGAAGCGGCGGCGATCGATGGACAAAATGCGTGGGGGCGCTTCTGGCACGTGACTTTGCCAGAACTAAGGTTCGTCATTGCTACCGTGGTACTGCTTCGTGTCATCTGGAATTTGAATCGCTTTGAAGATGTCTACTTACTCGCCCCCAATGTCGAAACCTTGCCCATTTTCACCTATTACCAAGCGTTCGCAGGCATTGTCGATCAAGGCGCAGCGGCCGCGATTTCGGTGATTCAATTACTCGTGCTGGTCGGCTTGATCTGGCTGTACGTTCGTAAAGTCCTTAAGTGGTAG
- a CDS encoding extracellular solute-binding protein, translated as MQDRKSRLVTSAVLVNGLLISSLANAATVEFWTAQTQTDRLQNIELLASTFEALNDGVTVKVVAVDENEMATQMAAAVAAGTTPQLIEVNSEIIMALGEEGIVDTKTHQGVIKDIGKNRFHKGALTTLTSPTGEYYGLPYHGWIQGIWYRKDWFDEKGLAAPNTWENIETAAKALTDKANNQYGILVGTKQDSYTEQVFTQLALSNNAAEFDAKGNLVFNSPATLETIKYYKELAKYNPPGPQNWRARDYYLQGKMGMFFYSTYIMDDLALAEVAKGSLSSENFKELSGGTFDPELVKNTAFAPIITHKSAASYGTLSGLVALKSQKAEDTKATKDFIEFMYDPASYITFLHMAPGGMNPMLKGIAEDPAYLEDPNGVFKLYGADKMKQIVSGFDDIRSFSVVNGKTFPASGAIFAKSVIPRMIYDVTIEGKDPQAALDKATDEMKAIMGQ; from the coding sequence ATGCAAGATCGTAAATCTCGGCTCGTTACCAGCGCTGTTTTGGTAAACGGACTCCTAATCAGCTCGCTCGCCAATGCCGCTACGGTAGAATTTTGGACAGCCCAGACCCAAACTGACCGCTTACAGAATATTGAATTACTGGCCAGCACGTTTGAAGCCTTAAACGATGGCGTGACGGTCAAAGTGGTTGCGGTGGATGAAAACGAAATGGCCACGCAAATGGCCGCCGCTGTAGCAGCAGGCACCACGCCTCAACTTATTGAAGTCAACTCCGAAATCATCATGGCACTAGGGGAAGAAGGCATTGTCGATACCAAGACTCACCAAGGAGTGATCAAAGACATTGGCAAGAATCGCTTCCATAAAGGCGCATTGACCACCCTAACCTCGCCTACCGGGGAATATTATGGTTTGCCCTACCATGGATGGATTCAAGGAATCTGGTACCGCAAAGACTGGTTTGATGAAAAAGGACTCGCCGCGCCCAATACGTGGGAAAACATCGAAACTGCCGCCAAAGCACTGACAGATAAAGCCAACAACCAGTACGGCATTTTGGTCGGCACCAAACAAGACAGCTACACAGAACAAGTCTTTACTCAGTTAGCCTTGTCGAATAACGCCGCGGAATTTGATGCCAAGGGTAACTTGGTCTTCAACAGTCCAGCAACTCTCGAAACCATCAAGTATTACAAAGAGCTAGCCAAGTACAACCCACCAGGGCCGCAAAACTGGCGCGCTCGAGATTATTACTTACAAGGCAAAATGGGCATGTTCTTCTATTCGACCTACATCATGGATGATCTTGCCTTGGCCGAAGTCGCCAAAGGCTCTTTGTCTTCCGAGAACTTCAAAGAACTCAGCGGTGGGACGTTCGACCCAGAGTTGGTGAAAAATACCGCGTTCGCTCCGATTATCACCCATAAAAGCGCCGCATCTTACGGCACACTATCAGGTTTGGTTGCCCTTAAAAGTCAAAAAGCTGAAGACACTAAAGCCACCAAAGACTTCATTGAGTTTATGTACGATCCAGCCAGTTACATCACCTTTTTACACATGGCGCCAGGTGGTATGAACCCCATGCTAAAAGGTATCGCGGAAGATCCTGCTTATTTGGAGGACCCAAATGGTGTGTTCAAACTGTACGGTGCAGACAAGATGAAACAGATCGTTTCTGGCTTTGACGACATTCGCTCTTTCTCTGTAGTGAATGGCAAAACCTTCCCTGCTTCTGGCGCCATCTTTGCGAAATCCGTGATCCCTCGAATGATCTATGACGTGACCATTGAAGGAAAAGATCCACAAGCCGCGCTAGACAAAGCAACAGATGAAATGAAAGCCATCATGGGACAATAA
- a CDS encoding LacI family DNA-binding transcriptional regulator, with translation MNELMSIKEIATQLELSVSTVSRALNDYPDISPSTKKRVLKEAARQGYQLKGPEVAHWVQAKRVITAIIPCQDAQYLDPILSKVLAGTQHALQAEGYLLQVVAIDTGKQELSEFERLVKAGDQDGFLLLRTRVNDPKVHRLLKLNVPFVCYGRTERARQFAWLDLDNYQVGHLSLSRLHEQGHHKIGVISVSERYFFAQERQRGIHDAAKQVGLSLASEQWLEVGFDEENTYLSCAEFLLQHPDITALICLTSTSARAAALAAMRLHNTQLQEREKPVCVIGCDTPADELTTSMGITSIQQAPPAQIGEQLARMMVSRIKGTPVKDLQVVLAPGVVTNGF, from the coding sequence GTGAATGAACTTATGTCTATTAAAGAGATAGCAACCCAGTTGGAATTGTCGGTATCCACAGTGTCACGAGCACTGAATGATTATCCTGACATTAGCCCAAGTACCAAAAAGCGAGTGCTGAAAGAAGCGGCACGACAGGGCTACCAATTAAAAGGACCAGAAGTGGCCCACTGGGTGCAGGCAAAACGTGTGATTACGGCGATTATTCCATGCCAAGATGCACAATATCTCGACCCCATTCTTTCGAAGGTGTTGGCTGGAACACAACACGCGCTGCAAGCAGAAGGGTATTTGCTGCAAGTGGTTGCGATTGATACTGGCAAACAAGAATTAAGCGAGTTTGAACGCCTTGTGAAAGCAGGTGATCAAGACGGTTTTCTCCTTCTTCGTACCCGGGTTAACGACCCGAAAGTCCATCGTTTACTGAAACTGAACGTGCCTTTTGTGTGTTACGGACGCACCGAACGGGCAAGGCAATTTGCCTGGCTGGACTTGGACAATTACCAAGTCGGTCATTTAAGCCTTAGCCGATTGCACGAACAAGGTCACCACAAAATTGGCGTGATCTCGGTAAGTGAACGATACTTTTTCGCCCAAGAAAGGCAACGCGGCATCCATGATGCGGCTAAGCAAGTTGGGCTTTCTCTTGCGTCTGAACAATGGTTAGAAGTGGGTTTTGATGAAGAAAACACCTACCTCAGTTGCGCCGAATTTCTACTCCAGCACCCTGATATCACCGCGTTGATTTGCCTAACCAGCACCAGCGCGCGAGCCGCTGCATTAGCGGCCATGCGATTACACAACACACAGCTACAGGAAAGAGAAAAACCAGTGTGTGTGATTGGTTGTGATACACCTGCTGATGAGCTGACGACCAGTATGGGAATTACCAGTATTCAGCAAGCGCCACCCGCACAAATCGGTGAGCAACTTGCCAGAATGATGGTGTCGCGCATCAAAGGAACACCGGTGAAGGATCTACAGGTCGTTTTAGCACCGGGCGTTGTAACAAACGGTTTTTAA
- a CDS encoding PAS domain-containing methyl-accepting chemotaxis protein, translating into MIFSKRKDKPSTSTPENQKLQQCHDELNAIKQNTACISFDVDGIILDANPIFLDAVGYKLENIIGKHHRMFCDPEYIKSEEYKQFWQDLKSGKSFNGTFLRFKQNKQPLYLEASYFPVSDESGKVTKILKIANDITEMQESLKNKNAILTALDRSLAVIEFDPQGNILNANSNFLRAMKYDLQDIVGKHHKMFCDDKFYRENPNFWSELAYGKHSSGRFQRFDGEGKTIWVEATYNPIFDEKGHVYKVIKFASDITERVNNAMNAIELAASTSEETNQVSSNAVDILNASVQTSNDIVDKVKSAADIGDLLKTQSESISDIVVTIRSIAEQTNLLALNAAIEAARAGEAGRGFSVVADEVRKLANNTATATAEIAEVVEKNHNLINEMDGMLSSVTGTALHGKESINDVSRGLTEISAGVARFVEMVDKMKD; encoded by the coding sequence ATGATTTTTAGCAAAAGAAAAGACAAGCCATCGACTTCAACCCCAGAAAATCAAAAACTACAACAGTGTCACGATGAGTTAAATGCCATAAAGCAAAATACTGCCTGCATTAGCTTTGATGTAGACGGCATTATATTAGACGCCAATCCAATTTTTTTAGATGCGGTCGGCTATAAATTAGAAAATATCATTGGCAAACATCACCGCATGTTTTGTGATCCAGAGTACATTAAGTCAGAGGAATACAAGCAATTCTGGCAAGACTTAAAATCAGGCAAATCCTTCAACGGCACTTTTTTACGCTTCAAGCAAAACAAGCAACCCCTCTATTTAGAAGCCAGTTATTTTCCTGTCTCCGATGAAAGCGGCAAGGTCACAAAGATTCTTAAAATCGCCAACGACATCACCGAGATGCAGGAGTCACTGAAAAATAAAAATGCCATATTAACCGCTCTCGATCGCTCTCTCGCCGTCATTGAATTTGATCCTCAAGGCAATATCCTTAATGCGAACAGTAATTTTTTAAGGGCGATGAAATACGATTTACAAGACATTGTCGGCAAGCACCATAAAATGTTTTGTGATGACAAATTTTATAGGGAAAATCCTAACTTTTGGTCAGAGTTGGCGTATGGAAAACACTCTTCTGGACGTTTTCAGCGTTTTGATGGTGAAGGCAAAACCATTTGGGTAGAAGCCACCTACAACCCAATTTTTGACGAAAAAGGTCATGTTTATAAGGTCATTAAATTCGCCTCAGACATAACAGAGCGAGTGAATAATGCCATGAACGCCATTGAACTTGCGGCCTCCACTTCCGAAGAAACAAACCAAGTCTCGTCAAACGCTGTAGACATTCTTAATGCTTCCGTGCAAACCTCCAATGACATTGTAGACAAAGTGAAAAGTGCCGCAGACATTGGCGATTTACTGAAAACCCAATCAGAAAGCATTTCCGACATTGTCGTTACTATCCGCTCTATTGCTGAGCAAACAAACTTGCTCGCACTTAATGCCGCGATAGAAGCCGCGCGAGCTGGAGAGGCTGGGCGTGGTTTCTCCGTGGTAGCCGATGAAGTTCGTAAGCTGGCCAATAATACCGCCACAGCAACAGCAGAAATTGCCGAAGTAGTAGAAAAGAACCACAACCTCATCAATGAAATGGATGGCATGTTGAGCTCAGTAACCGGTACAGCGTTGCATGGCAAAGAAAGCATTAACGATGTGTCACGTGGCCTGACGGAAATCTCCGCAGGTGTCGCTAGATTCGTTGAAATGGTCGACAAAATGAAGGATTAA
- a CDS encoding type II toxin-antitoxin system RelE/ParE family toxin, whose amino-acid sequence MYDIKLTDEFNLWLCRLKDHSTRIRLARRLEKASRGLLGDVKPVGDGLYEMREHYGPGWRMYYVQRGTTLIIMLAGGDKSTQNRDIELAKQRAIKLDEAT is encoded by the coding sequence ATGTATGATATTAAACTCACGGATGAGTTCAACCTTTGGCTGTGTCGGCTAAAAGATCACTCAACTAGGATTCGTTTAGCCCGCCGCCTAGAAAAGGCGTCGCGTGGATTACTTGGCGACGTTAAGCCTGTAGGTGATGGTTTGTATGAAATGAGAGAGCATTATGGACCAGGCTGGAGAATGTATTACGTCCAGCGAGGGACGACTTTGATCATAATGTTGGCTGGTGGCGATAAATCGACGCAAAACAGAGACATAGAATTGGCTAAACAGCGAGCTATAAAACTGGATGAGGCGACATGA
- a CDS encoding addiction module antidote protein has translation MTSIKDLTNFDMAEQLRTDEDIAAYLSVVLEDGDTDELIHALGHIAKARGMTQIAKDSGLGRESLYKALRSGSRPQFDTIVKVLKSLNFDLKAVVHTQK, from the coding sequence ATGACTTCAATAAAAGATCTGACCAACTTTGATATGGCTGAGCAGCTTCGTACCGACGAAGACATTGCCGCTTATTTATCTGTGGTGCTTGAGGATGGTGATACCGATGAGCTTATTCACGCTCTTGGTCATATTGCCAAAGCGCGAGGTATGACGCAGATAGCTAAAGACAGCGGGTTAGGACGCGAAAGTCTTTATAAAGCCCTGAGATCTGGTTCTCGTCCGCAATTTGACACCATAGTAAAAGTACTTAAATCCCTTAATTTTGATTTAAAAGCTGTGGTACATACGCAAAAATGA